A stretch of Pseudomonadota bacterium DNA encodes these proteins:
- a CDS encoding right-handed parallel beta-helix repeat-containing protein has protein sequence MMFKFMKYAVLSTTLLSSVPAFASEGSFKEFEPVVDYNTKLGNNRNIYSMDFMIPLNQRADAMTFADIRGVVTDQNTTEGNFGLGYRKIKDNKVIGVYGFYDVRRSFTNFTYKQMTFGGEVLTKNWDFRANMYHPLSRPNLISDTGLQIRIANDGRLIADSGQTYESSLKGYDFEIGRRIPLGKERDLWVNAAYYRFYKGNYTDIEGTRLRAHTNLTPWLRMGYETLYDEARGHNHYADLRIRIPLGKSKKLVDHKGIRARMMEPIERDIDIVVADVPGLISAAYDPGSGADESRIYFVDNTAGGGGDGSPGNPYNTLSAGISAAGNNDFIYVYEGDGTSTGYTGNFVLRDTNQKLYGEGVDFYIDGDTVTFPGFPPEDVNGFVVLPAGGFPILTSNSGDTITIRSNSGIEVAGIRIDNAADEAIYVRDDNADNAIIRDVIINNPGDEGIFSNSGDNLIISNVQINNAGQDAIYLNNSADTLVHNTTITSPGRYGIRYRNADNNVAQLVTVNNSGNHAFYAENGTFSLELDQVTVNTTAAGDGIYFSSDNEDNYAVTNSNITGTFRHGIHINGADNGTITGTNITNTGTDGIHFSNSGANTGNTISNILVTNAGDDGLYAYYIDNTSVNTFEVNGSGGYGLHYEYTWDTTLANITVTGSGDDGIRMTDSRRNPITGATITNAGAHGYNLVSGSNGTPNSPNSTLTNATIVNATRNGVNIDGDGQDSFTLTNVDITGAGESGIYINGADNGFITGSDVTGSTDSGIYLTNNADGTTIRDLTVDTSAGNGIELLDRSSGNTINNVNITGTTGTGLFNHNADNNQFTDLTITGSGSHGMLGLFTDNATVYNMNFSGTNAFNNNGGYGFVTLTNGTTQSLLTLDGATANNNALTGFSFQYADSAQTSGVGLDLSNLTAGGNTVNGIEILAGTSANIRNYDIATANTSGNTNHGLNITGINNSQIGSTTGTVSNLTSNTNGNEGLFVNAQNGSTVNMALTTGTIEDSGDNGVIIQSESTSNMTIALNSLTIRDSMGQDGLFMQANNSSTMNATLNQVNSRNNADDGMDIRSNQSGNLTWSLTGSSGVSGNADAGIEFNAYDTSNFSGEFQNVSAFDNTNWGAYINDDSTGTVTMDLGGGALSTTGNNRIFNNTNNDIFVDVDGGTLRAENNWWGQAGGPLGGDVLLDSGTLDSTPALGSDPGP, from the coding sequence ATGATGTTTAAGTTTATGAAATACGCAGTCCTCAGCACGACACTTCTTAGCAGTGTCCCAGCTTTCGCATCTGAGGGATCTTTTAAAGAATTCGAGCCTGTTGTGGATTACAACACTAAGCTTGGTAACAACCGTAACATCTACTCTATGGATTTCATGATCCCTCTCAACCAACGTGCGGATGCTATGACGTTTGCAGATATTCGTGGAGTTGTGACAGATCAAAACACAACAGAGGGTAACTTTGGTCTTGGGTATCGTAAAATTAAAGACAATAAAGTTATTGGCGTTTACGGCTTCTACGATGTAAGGCGTTCGTTCACAAACTTTACTTACAAACAAATGACTTTTGGTGGAGAAGTTCTCACAAAGAACTGGGATTTCCGTGCCAACATGTACCACCCTCTCTCGCGTCCAAACCTCATTTCAGATACAGGACTACAAATCCGTATTGCAAATGACGGGCGACTGATTGCAGATAGCGGCCAAACCTATGAATCCAGTTTAAAGGGATATGACTTTGAAATTGGTCGACGCATCCCTCTTGGTAAAGAGCGAGACCTTTGGGTCAACGCTGCTTACTACCGTTTCTATAAAGGGAACTATACAGATATTGAAGGCACACGCCTGCGTGCGCATACCAACCTAACGCCATGGCTTAGAATGGGTTATGAAACCCTATATGATGAAGCAAGAGGTCATAACCACTATGCAGATTTGCGCATACGTATCCCACTTGGAAAAAGCAAAAAGCTTGTTGATCATAAAGGCATTCGCGCCCGCATGATGGAGCCCATTGAGCGTGATATTGATATCGTTGTCGCTGATGTCCCTGGCCTTATTAGTGCTGCTTACGACCCTGGTTCTGGTGCAGACGAATCACGTATTTATTTTGTTGATAACACAGCTGGTGGCGGTGGTGATGGTTCACCAGGCAACCCTTACAACACACTTTCTGCAGGTATTTCAGCCGCAGGTAATAACGACTTTATTTATGTATATGAAGGTGATGGAACCAGCACAGGTTACACAGGCAACTTTGTTCTCCGAGATACAAACCAAAAGCTTTATGGTGAAGGTGTAGACTTTTACATTGATGGTGATACTGTAACCTTCCCAGGTTTTCCACCTGAAGATGTCAATGGTTTTGTAGTTCTTCCTGCTGGCGGGTTTCCAATTTTGACATCTAATTCAGGTGATACCATCACAATCCGTAGTAATAGCGGCATTGAAGTGGCGGGTATCCGTATTGATAATGCAGCCGATGAAGCTATTTACGTACGCGATGATAATGCAGATAATGCTATTATCCGCGATGTCATCATTAACAACCCTGGCGACGAAGGTATTTTCTCTAACAGTGGTGACAACCTCATTATCTCAAACGTACAAATTAACAACGCTGGGCAAGATGCGATTTATCTAAATAACTCTGCCGATACACTTGTTCATAACACAACAATCACAAGCCCAGGCCGCTACGGTATTCGTTACAGAAATGCAGACAATAACGTGGCTCAACTTGTAACTGTGAACAACAGTGGTAACCACGCTTTTTATGCTGAAAATGGTACATTCTCTCTAGAGCTTGACCAAGTAACCGTTAATACAACAGCTGCTGGTGATGGTATTTACTTCTCTTCTGATAATGAAGATAACTACGCTGTCACAAACTCTAATATTACTGGTACGTTTAGACATGGTATCCATATTAATGGTGCTGATAACGGAACAATTACAGGTACAAACATTACCAATACAGGTACTGATGGCATCCACTTTAGCAATTCAGGCGCTAACACTGGAAATACCATTTCAAACATTCTCGTGACTAATGCTGGTGATGATGGTCTATACGCATACTACATTGATAATACGTCCGTAAACACATTTGAGGTCAACGGAAGCGGTGGATACGGCCTTCATTATGAATATACGTGGGATACAACACTTGCCAACATTACCGTAACAGGATCTGGTGATGATGGTATCCGCATGACCGACTCACGCAGAAACCCAATTACAGGTGCAACAATTACAAATGCAGGTGCTCATGGTTACAACCTTGTTTCAGGAAGCAACGGAACACCGAATTCTCCTAACAGTACGCTTACCAACGCAACGATTGTTAACGCAACACGTAATGGTGTAAACATTGATGGCGACGGACAAGATTCATTTACCCTCACAAACGTAGATATTACAGGTGCAGGCGAGAGTGGCATTTACATTAACGGTGCTGACAATGGATTTATTACTGGGTCAGATGTAACAGGAAGTACAGACAGTGGTATTTACCTAACAAACAATGCTGATGGCACAACGATTAGAGATCTCACTGTAGACACATCAGCTGGTAACGGTATTGAACTGCTAGACCGTTCATCTGGAAACACAATTAATAATGTCAACATTACAGGTACAACAGGCACAGGTCTCTTCAACCACAATGCCGATAATAACCAATTTACAGACCTCACCATTACAGGCTCTGGTAGCCATGGTATGCTGGGACTCTTTACAGATAATGCTACGGTTTATAACATGAACTTTAGTGGTACAAACGCCTTTAACAATAATGGCGGATACGGTTTTGTAACGCTTACAAATGGCACAACACAATCCCTGCTCACACTAGATGGTGCGACAGCGAACAATAACGCCCTTACAGGCTTTAGCTTCCAATATGCGGATAGCGCTCAAACATCTGGTGTAGGCCTTGACCTCAGCAACCTTACAGCAGGTGGAAATACCGTAAATGGTATTGAAATCCTTGCAGGCACAAGCGCAAACATTCGCAACTACGATATTGCAACAGCTAACACAAGCGGTAACACAAACCATGGCCTTAACATTACGGGTATCAACAACTCACAAATTGGTAGCACAACAGGGACAGTCAGCAACCTTACATCCAACACCAACGGCAATGAAGGCCTGTTTGTAAATGCACAAAACGGCTCTACGGTAAACATGGCTCTTACAACAGGGACCATTGAGGATAGCGGCGATAATGGTGTGATTATTCAATCTGAATCAACATCCAACATGACAATTGCTCTTAACAGCCTCACAATTAGAGACAGCATGGGTCAAGATGGTCTCTTTATGCAGGCCAACAACAGTTCAACAATGAATGCAACTCTTAACCAAGTAAACTCACGCAACAATGCTGATGACGGTATGGATATTCGCAGCAACCAATCTGGTAACCTCACGTGGTCTCTTACAGGTTCTAGCGGCGTAAGCGGTAACGCAGATGCTGGTATTGAGTTTAATGCCTATGACACATCAAACTTTAGTGGTGAGTTCCAAAACGTTTCAGCGTTTGATAACACCAACTGGGGCGCATACATTAATGATGACTCAACAGGTACCGTAACAATGGACCTTGGTGGCGGCGCGCTTTCTACGACAGGTAACAACCGTATCTTTAACAATACCAACAACGACATCTTTGTTGATGTAGATGGCGGCACACTTCGCGCCGAAAACAACTGGTGGGGACAAGCTGGTGGCCCACTGGGCGGTGACGTCCTCCTAGATAGCGGTACGCTTGATTCAACCCCTGCTCTAGGCTCAGACCCTGGTCCGTGA
- a CDS encoding glycosyltransferase family 9 protein → MARILVIKLGALGDFVQATAALQSIRATHPDAHITLLTSQAMKPFIKNLPWVDAIEFDGRKSVWNPFYLKKLASQLRGYERVYDLQTNDRTTFVYSKLAGQAEWNGIVKRDVLCHKNPLRNQMHSLDRLKDQLAVAGVDMTHEPDLSYMQEDVEGLMKEYGLKSGQFVCVVAGGSPHRPDKRWPHYVELIQKLEDKYQVVLVGAKAEQDDLGKIAHETKVVNLCGKTSLGQLVGLFQKAGVFVGNDTGPSHIAAASGLKGLVLFGNDSNPNLCAPRAEGVSFLRDAEDIASISPQDVYSKIKPFLKELDFSLS, encoded by the coding sequence GTGGCACGTATACTCGTTATTAAACTGGGTGCTCTTGGAGATTTTGTGCAGGCCACTGCAGCACTGCAATCTATTCGTGCGACACACCCAGATGCGCACATTACACTGCTCACAAGTCAGGCTATGAAGCCTTTCATAAAAAATTTACCTTGGGTGGATGCCATCGAGTTTGACGGGCGCAAGTCTGTTTGGAATCCATTTTACTTGAAAAAACTCGCTTCTCAGTTGAGAGGGTATGAGCGTGTCTATGATCTTCAGACTAATGATCGTACGACATTTGTTTATTCTAAGCTTGCAGGTCAGGCAGAGTGGAACGGTATTGTAAAGCGTGATGTGCTTTGCCATAAAAACCCACTGCGTAACCAAATGCACAGTTTGGATCGTTTAAAAGATCAGCTGGCGGTTGCCGGTGTAGATATGACTCATGAACCTGACCTCTCTTATATGCAGGAAGATGTTGAGGGGCTTATGAAAGAATACGGCCTTAAGTCTGGCCAGTTTGTTTGTGTTGTCGCGGGTGGAAGTCCGCATCGCCCAGATAAGCGTTGGCCACATTATGTAGAATTGATTCAGAAGCTAGAAGATAAATATCAAGTGGTTCTTGTTGGGGCAAAAGCAGAGCAAGATGACCTTGGCAAAATTGCTCATGAGACCAAAGTTGTTAACCTTTGCGGTAAAACCTCACTTGGGCAGTTGGTTGGGCTCTTTCAAAAGGCAGGTGTGTTTGTTGGGAATGATACAGGACCTTCACATATTGCAGCTGCGTCTGGCTTAAAAGGCCTCGTCCTTTTTGGCAATGATAGTAATCCAAACTTGTGCGCGCCGCGCGCAGAGGGCGTTTCTTTCTTGAGAGATGCTGAAGATATTGCGTCCATTTCGCCACAGGATGTGTATTCAAAAATAAAGCCTTTCTTGAAAGAACTTGATTTCAGCCTTTCTTAA